Part of the Nicotiana sylvestris chromosome 2, ASM39365v2, whole genome shotgun sequence genome, TTAGACCACGGAGAAGCTTGGCCAATCAGGCTAGTAGATTTGTCCACCAATTTAAGTACTTTACCTATTTATGAATTAAGTATAGTAACATTTAGATTTTCATTTTCCAAAGACATGTTTAATTTACCCTTGTAAACTTGATCGTAGACGTGGGGAAGTTCAGCCAGATACTTCAAAACACTAGTGGCTGCACTACTAGTAGTCTCAAAGCTCGCCACTAGCATTCCTATTAGATTGTTGGAGATCTCCATTTCACTCATAAACCTTCCATTTTCATCAGTAACAAGCAACATTTTCGACAACAAGTCTCTGCCTCCTGCTATTGTCTCCTTATTCTCCATTTGTAATTCCTTTCTCCTCTGTGTAATGATCCTCATAAGTTCAACCCTCACCATTTTCCCGCCTTTGATAGCGCGATTATAAGCTGTTCCGGGCAAATCAATAGGCATAGAAAATATTCCATTTGTAACAAGAGTGAAAGGATCAGCTAACCTTTTTATTTCCTCAGGATTTACCAAACTCATGAACAATCGACACGCCAAATCAAATGTGTACTTCTTTGACAATGGGAAAACCTTGACTACTCCATTATTAGGAATCCAATTTTCATCTAGATGATCTCGGGCCATTGAATCCATAACTGGAATGTATTGTTTTAGAGCCTCAGGCTTGAGAATATCGTGGAGAAAACCGCGTTGTAAAGCGGATACTTCTTTCAATGAACTCTCAGCAAATTCAGGGAAAAGCAATGCCTTTTTCATGGATTTTGGCCACCAGGATGTGAGAAGTTTGTTCTCATTTGAGAATAAGAACTTATTCCCTTGTGCACCACAAAACACAGCCATTTTCTCTCCCATGATTGATGTTTGGAACACTTGAGGTGAGTActtttccattctttttttgATGAATTTCTCAGGACCTAATAAGGCAAACTCCATATTTTCTCCTAACAATGGCCATCCAGATGTTCCTGGTGGAAGTTTTTTGCTATTCGAATGGCGTTTACGaaggaagaagatgaaagtgAGAGATAGAGGAAGAAATAGCAGAGCTAATAGGTAAGAAATCATGGCTtccatttctttttctcttctttttttgctATATATTGGAGAAGTGAGTGTACAAGTGCAGATATATATAGGATGTGAAGGGCTTAAGCTAATTGGACAACACCGAAGATAAATAAGACAATTTGAAGGATATAGGATTACTTGAAtatgagaattgaagaaaatttggaaatacaacaacaactatttTTTGGAAA contains:
- the LOC104219137 gene encoding beta-amyrin 6-beta-monooxygenase-like, giving the protein MEAMISYLLALLFLPLSLTFIFFLRKRHSNSKKLPPGTSGWPLLGENMEFALLGPEKFIKKRMEKYSPQVFQTSIMGEKMAVFCGAQGNKFLFSNENKLLTSWWPKSMKKALLFPEFAESSLKEVSALQRGFLHDILKPEALKQYIPVMDSMARDHLDENWIPNNGVVKVFPLSKKYTFDLACRLFMSLVNPEEIKRLADPFTLVTNGIFSMPIDLPGTAYNRAIKGGKMVRVELMRIITQRRKELQMENKETIAGGRDLLSKMLLVTDENGRFMSEMEISNNLIGMLVASFETTSSAATSVLKYLAELPHVYDQVYKEQMAIAKSKGEDELLSWEDIEKMKYSWNVARESLRLTPPAQGAFRETITDSTYAGFTIPKGWKTFWSVHSTHKNPKYFSNPEKFDPTRFEGSGPAPYTFIPFGGGPRMCPGKEYARLEVLVLMHNVVKRFKLEKVIPDEKIVFHASPVPMHGLPVRLLPHGN